The following are encoded in a window of Rhodothermus bifroesti genomic DNA:
- a CDS encoding motility protein A produces the protein MEKSAPIGLVAGFILIFTAIFLGGDWLIFIDFPSVLITVGGTIAALLVAYSLEELQTIPQGLAHLFRFTPPNLEQYVSLFAELSRTARREGLLALDRRLGEIEDEFLRFGLEMAVDGIDEQEIEEMLRARLTEEVRPRQLFAKIMTSAGSFAPAFGMIGTLIGLIQMMQNLNDPTQIGAGMAVAMLTTLYGAVLANLVFLPLANKTRLQLAQLQKAREMARIGILSIVRGDSPSMIEKRLQMLAGQTTVKPEAETTPLAKAA, from the coding sequence ATGGAAAAGTCCGCACCCATTGGGCTTGTCGCTGGATTTATTCTGATTTTTACCGCGATTTTTCTCGGGGGCGACTGGCTCATCTTTATTGACTTCCCATCAGTACTGATCACGGTAGGGGGAACTATTGCCGCGCTACTGGTGGCGTATTCCCTTGAAGAGCTACAAACCATTCCACAGGGCCTAGCCCATTTGTTTCGCTTTACCCCACCGAATCTGGAGCAATACGTCAGCCTTTTTGCAGAACTGTCCCGCACAGCCCGACGCGAAGGCTTGCTGGCTTTAGACCGGCGACTGGGGGAAATTGAGGATGAGTTCTTACGCTTTGGACTCGAAATGGCCGTTGACGGCATCGACGAGCAAGAAATCGAAGAAATGCTGCGCGCCCGTCTAACTGAGGAGGTAAGGCCCCGTCAACTGTTTGCCAAAATTATGACCTCGGCGGGCAGTTTTGCACCAGCTTTTGGTATGATTGGCACGCTAATCGGCCTGATCCAAATGATGCAAAACCTGAACGACCCTACCCAGATCGGGGCGGGCATGGCTGTTGCAATGCTCACGACGCTTTACGGTGCTGTACTGGCGAATTTGGTTTTTCTGCCTTTAGCCAACAAAACCCGACTTCAACTGGCGCAGCTGCAAAAAGCACGGGAAATGGCCCGCATTGGGATTTTGTCGATCGTTCGGGGCGACAGCCCAAGCATGATCGAAAAACGCCTACAAATGCTTGCAGGACAAACCACGGTCAAACCTGAGGCTGAAACCACCCCCCTAGCTAAAGCTGCTTAA
- a CDS encoding protein-glutamate methylesterase/protein-glutamine glutaminase — protein sequence MIRVLIVDDSAFMRKALAIMLEGDPEITVVDTARDGLEAIEKVRQLKPDIVTLDVEMPRMDGITALRQIMREHPVPVIMISSLTQEGARATIEALEAGAVDFIPKQHAYVSIEISRIRAELIEKIKAITRTRPHLRMRSRTAGRERLPMLDFTDAQIIAIGTSTGGPRALQQVIPALPANLPVPVVVVQHMPPHFTRSLAERLDSLSALPVVEAEEGMLLQPGRVFIAPGGRHLLVAMPNGKAVLRTPAEPATLHRPSVDVTFESVCRTFNGRVVAVIMTGMGRDGLEGARLIRQMGGKVLAQDEASCVVHGMPRAVVEAGLADAVLPLEQIGPTLARGLGCMPAAAPSSTS from the coding sequence ATTCTGCCTTTATGCGGAAAGCCCTCGCGATCATGCTTGAGGGCGATCCGGAAATTACCGTTGTCGATACCGCACGGGATGGCCTGGAAGCCATCGAGAAGGTTCGCCAGCTTAAACCCGACATTGTAACGCTGGACGTCGAGATGCCCCGCATGGATGGCATCACAGCGCTGCGGCAAATTATGCGGGAGCATCCCGTGCCCGTCATCATGATCAGCTCGCTGACCCAGGAAGGTGCCCGCGCCACCATCGAAGCGCTAGAAGCCGGGGCAGTCGATTTTATTCCTAAGCAGCATGCCTACGTGTCGATCGAGATTTCTCGGATTCGGGCCGAGCTGATCGAAAAAATTAAAGCCATCACGCGGACGCGACCGCACCTGCGCATGCGCTCCCGCACCGCAGGACGCGAGCGTCTGCCTATGCTAGATTTTACAGATGCTCAAATTATTGCGATTGGCACCTCTACCGGGGGACCCCGCGCCTTGCAGCAGGTGATTCCGGCCTTGCCGGCCAATTTGCCTGTTCCGGTTGTCGTTGTGCAGCATATGCCGCCCCACTTTACGCGTTCCTTAGCTGAACGGCTCGATAGCCTCAGTGCCCTGCCGGTCGTCGAAGCCGAAGAAGGCATGCTGCTTCAACCAGGACGGGTTTTCATTGCGCCAGGAGGTCGCCATCTCCTGGTGGCCATGCCCAATGGCAAAGCAGTCCTGCGTACGCCTGCAGAGCCAGCGACACTGCACCGGCCTTCCGTAGACGTGACATTTGAAAGCGTGTGTCGCACCTTTAATGGTCGCGTCGTAGCCGTCATTATGACCGGCATGGGGCGCGATGGTCTCGAAGGCGCGCGCTTAATCCGACAAATGGGGGGCAAAGTGTTGGCCCAAGACGAAGCCAGCTGCGTAGTCCATGGCATGCCACGCGCAGTCGTTGAGGCCGGACTGGCCGATGCCGTGCTGCCCCTGGAACAAATCGGCCCAACGCTGGCCCGCGGCTTAGGGTGCATGCCAGCAGCAGCACCCAGCAGCACATCTTAA
- a CDS encoding OmpA/MotB family protein, with the protein MPEEALNLEEEDDEEPSAPAWMTTFSDMATLLLTFFVMIVAMSEVEVKKFQEALSFFQGRTGLLQSEMVIPSIKNQVVTQQQLSQEQAQKYEELLKYLEENNLAGKVQVNLTDRGLHLIITDSVMFRSGEAELIEPSRTILRILAGMIDSRIQSVVVEGHTDNVPISTTRYPSNWELSAARAAAVVRFLLEQTRALSPERYLAVGYGEFHPRAPNDTPEGRARNRRVEILFNWEPWQNETNPYLKRQTLPTR; encoded by the coding sequence ATGCCCGAAGAAGCCTTGAACTTAGAAGAAGAGGACGACGAAGAGCCTTCTGCTCCAGCGTGGATGACCACCTTCAGCGACATGGCTACGCTGTTGCTGACGTTCTTTGTGATGATTGTGGCCATGTCGGAAGTTGAGGTGAAAAAATTTCAGGAAGCGCTCAGTTTTTTTCAGGGACGCACGGGCCTGCTGCAAAGCGAGATGGTAATTCCTTCGATCAAAAATCAAGTGGTAACGCAACAACAGCTGTCCCAAGAGCAAGCCCAAAAGTACGAAGAGCTTTTAAAGTACCTTGAGGAGAACAATCTGGCTGGGAAAGTTCAGGTGAACCTGACCGATCGTGGACTGCACCTGATCATCACGGATTCGGTCATGTTTCGATCGGGTGAAGCGGAACTGATCGAGCCCTCGCGCACCATCCTACGCATCCTAGCGGGAATGATCGATAGCCGTATTCAATCCGTGGTCGTTGAAGGCCATACAGACAATGTGCCGATCAGCACCACACGCTATCCTTCCAACTGGGAGCTTTCAGCTGCACGGGCCGCAGCCGTGGTGCGCTTTCTGCTGGAGCAGACCCGCGCGCTATCCCCCGAGCGCTATTTGGCCGTTGGCTATGGCGAGTTTCACCCGCGTGCACCTAACGACACGCCGGAAGGCCGCGCCCGCAACCGCCGCGTAGAGATTCTTTTTAACTGGGAGCCATGGCAGAACGAAACCAACCCGTATCTGAAGCGACAGACGCTGCCAACGCGGTAG
- the fliM gene encoding flagellar motor switch protein FliM yields MAKPLSQEEIDILLEVRNQIGETGDYDLEAIESIMTAEAEKKILPYNFKRPRLFSQDQMRVLHYVHEAFARDLSVYMSAQLRTLVDIALSAIDQVLYSEFVMSSAPPSALYVVDVTPLNQRIVVEIDPRLVIYTVEKLFGGPGIFLRKPREISQIERRIMDKVVMRAFRELEKAWRQIHEIQLEEIAFESNAEFVQILPGVEPALVATFEVTIYEQRSFINICYPYILLERMLGHSAMKQWMSSATSEVPPQVRQRYEERLEKIELELRAEIGRTRIPLSELLTLEVGDVIVLERRINEPIQVYIGEHEKFKAIPGRSGKYRALRILEVVLPELPVEEDELASRASAA; encoded by the coding sequence ATGGCAAAGCCGCTAAGTCAGGAAGAAATCGACATACTCCTTGAGGTCCGAAACCAGATCGGCGAAACCGGTGACTACGACCTCGAGGCGATCGAGTCGATCATGACGGCTGAGGCCGAGAAGAAAATTTTGCCTTATAACTTCAAGCGGCCTCGGCTGTTTTCGCAGGACCAAATGCGCGTCTTGCACTACGTGCACGAAGCCTTCGCGCGCGATCTTTCGGTGTACATGTCGGCCCAGCTGCGCACTTTGGTAGATATTGCGCTTTCGGCTATCGACCAGGTCTTGTACTCCGAGTTTGTCATGTCCAGCGCCCCACCTTCAGCCCTGTATGTGGTGGACGTGACTCCCTTAAACCAGCGTATTGTTGTCGAAATTGACCCCCGCCTCGTGATCTACACGGTGGAAAAGCTTTTTGGGGGTCCAGGAATTTTTCTGCGCAAACCTCGAGAAATCTCCCAGATCGAACGCCGCATCATGGATAAGGTGGTGATGCGGGCCTTTCGCGAACTGGAAAAAGCCTGGAGACAGATTCACGAAATTCAATTGGAAGAAATCGCCTTCGAGTCTAATGCCGAGTTTGTCCAAATTTTACCTGGGGTAGAACCGGCGCTGGTGGCCACGTTCGAAGTGACGATTTACGAACAGCGTTCGTTTATCAACATTTGCTATCCGTACATTTTGCTGGAGCGGATGCTAGGCCACAGCGCTATGAAGCAGTGGATGTCCAGCGCCACCAGCGAAGTGCCCCCCCAGGTACGTCAGCGCTATGAGGAGCGTCTAGAGAAAATCGAGCTTGAGCTGCGAGCCGAAATTGGCCGCACGCGCATCCCGCTTAGCGAACTCCTCACGCTGGAGGTAGGCGACGTGATCGTCCTAGAACGGCGCATTAACGAGCCGATACAAGTTTACATTGGTGAACACGAAAAGTTTAAAGCCATACCGGGTCGCTCGGGTAAATACCGGGCATTACGTATTTTGGAAGTTGTTCTCCCTGAACTACCTGTAGAGGAAGATGAGCTTGCCTCGCGCGCTTCCGCGGCTTGA
- a CDS encoding flagellar basal body-associated FliL family protein, whose protein sequence is MAERNQPVSEATDAANAVAPAAEETPTKRRWLSGLLLAVLTLGPTGVGAWVSYFYYPTLLQAAAWFSGTNPDKKEEKPIQYGQFTELQGFIVNPAGTNGTRYLMVNIGLESNKADVLEEVKEKEVVIRDIVLKLLSQRTVEELADIQLRTPIKEALRDTINSVLRKGKIDRLYFTQYVLQ, encoded by the coding sequence ATGGCAGAACGAAACCAACCCGTATCTGAAGCGACAGACGCTGCCAACGCGGTAGCCCCAGCAGCGGAGGAAACACCTACCAAGCGCCGCTGGCTAAGTGGGCTGCTTTTGGCCGTTTTAACCCTGGGCCCTACAGGGGTAGGCGCTTGGGTCAGCTATTTTTATTATCCGACACTGCTGCAGGCAGCCGCGTGGTTTTCTGGCACGAATCCTGATAAGAAAGAAGAAAAACCCATCCAGTATGGGCAGTTTACCGAGCTACAAGGGTTCATTGTCAACCCTGCCGGAACAAACGGCACGCGTTACCTCATGGTCAACATTGGCCTAGAAAGCAACAAAGCTGACGTACTGGAAGAAGTCAAAGAAAAAGAAGTGGTCATACGCGACATCGTACTGAAGCTACTAAGCCAACGTACGGTGGAAGAACTGGCCGACATCCAGCTGCGCACCCCTATAAAAGAAGCCTTGCGCGACACGATCAATAGCGTCCTCCGCAAGGGAAAAATTGACCGCCTGTATTTTACGCAGTACGTCCTGCAGTAG